In Saccharicrinis fermentans DSM 9555 = JCM 21142, a genomic segment contains:
- a CDS encoding glycosyltransferase family 117 protein, with protein sequence MEHSYKFKPTPMVLGGIFVFITSLVVYILTLSPGLNFWDCGEFIACANKLEVGHAPGAPLYLMIARVFSMFAAPAHIALYINLLSALSSALTVWLLYATSTIVLNKVTTQKNSYGVIVSAMVSALAFAFTDTFWFSAVEAEVYALSLLFTAFTLWAILRWEQESVRGSRHRWLLLIAFTMGLSVGVHLLNLLTVPVVIYWVYIQYSKQKFKHLYGLLMGLFVLFLVQFMIVQNGLFFAGKLELLLVNTFHLPVHSGLILFFTLLFALLVGGIVLSRNKHSLVNFICVAMFLFTLGVSSYTMVIIRANAQTTVNLNDPSQVFSLESFINRKQYGERPLISGAWYGAKTKDIAPTYSYRLDKNRRYSRFEDGSKLLYDVQDVQFMQRMYSSQKYHIGGYCFWSGLEEGQKPTFFHQLEFLFKYQLGHMYFRYFLWNFSGRQNHYQGHGDFLNGNFTTGIPFVDQQFLGSRTYLHTQETSSAARNNYFMIPMFFGLLGFLFLVRKKHWSLLYLLGFLFILTGVAIVFYMNQPPFEPRERDYVFAGSFYAFAVFIGLGVRFLLLSIRRYSPSRLTDVVASMFVILALPGLLLANNYDDHNRSDRTLARDLSLSYLESCEPNAILFTYGDNDTYPLWYLQEVEGVRKDVRVVNLGLLSADWYIYQQAQRLERTQPLRFTVPLHMYRQGEMDYAAVMGRQSAVKPLEQCLKHLADTSNTMAISVKGANKMFFLPPVLRVSNSEDGFLSIGKSYLMKGEIALLDIVASNHHERPIYFAKGTPKSVMLGFDKFTRPYGIVSKLLLNSSPIDVHELYALFTEKINISIPQQSWWDETCMNAIHLCQLQQATMNLAQQLMVDKEFGKAQEILLRFVPITTLPNFKSAPNDIEWIKTLLRANLHQEAIAYFENVSYSTIQDFQFYIYSQQYLGDQMLHYAKEEHDYLKKLYQVANDYSIVEIQHAIAPYVNSF encoded by the coding sequence ACACATAGCCCTTTATATCAATCTTCTTTCAGCCCTTAGTTCTGCGCTAACTGTTTGGTTATTATATGCCACCTCCACCATTGTGTTAAATAAAGTAACTACACAGAAAAACTCTTATGGGGTGATTGTTTCGGCTATGGTATCTGCCCTTGCTTTTGCTTTTACAGATACCTTTTGGTTTTCGGCAGTAGAGGCTGAAGTTTACGCCTTATCACTGTTATTTACTGCATTCACCCTATGGGCTATTTTACGTTGGGAGCAGGAGTCCGTTCGTGGATCCAGGCATAGGTGGCTGTTGCTTATTGCTTTTACCATGGGACTTTCTGTGGGAGTTCACTTGCTTAACTTATTAACTGTACCAGTGGTTATTTATTGGGTATATATTCAATATAGTAAGCAAAAATTTAAACACTTATATGGCTTGTTGATGGGGCTTTTTGTACTCTTCTTGGTTCAGTTTATGATTGTGCAGAATGGTTTGTTTTTTGCTGGTAAGCTTGAGCTTCTATTGGTGAACACCTTTCATTTGCCTGTCCATTCCGGACTTATTTTGTTTTTTACTCTGTTGTTTGCCTTGCTAGTAGGAGGAATAGTACTAAGCAGAAATAAGCATTCTCTGGTGAATTTTATTTGTGTGGCCATGTTTTTATTTACACTTGGTGTCTCCAGTTATACGATGGTTATTATTCGTGCGAATGCGCAAACAACTGTGAATTTAAATGATCCCTCTCAGGTATTCTCCCTGGAATCTTTTATTAACCGTAAGCAGTATGGAGAGCGACCGTTGATTAGCGGAGCCTGGTATGGCGCTAAGACCAAAGATATAGCGCCCACCTATAGTTATCGTTTGGATAAAAATAGGAGGTATTCACGTTTTGAGGATGGTAGTAAGTTGCTGTACGATGTACAAGACGTGCAGTTTATGCAAAGGATGTATAGTTCACAAAAATATCATATAGGGGGCTATTGTTTTTGGAGTGGATTGGAGGAAGGGCAGAAACCCACATTTTTTCACCAATTAGAGTTTCTGTTCAAATATCAATTGGGACACATGTATTTTAGATATTTCTTATGGAATTTCTCAGGAAGGCAGAATCATTATCAGGGGCATGGGGACTTTTTGAATGGTAATTTTACGACAGGTATTCCCTTTGTCGATCAACAATTTTTGGGTAGTAGAACTTATTTGCATACCCAAGAGACAAGTAGTGCAGCACGTAATAATTATTTTATGATTCCTATGTTCTTTGGATTGCTGGGATTTCTTTTTCTGGTCAGAAAAAAGCATTGGTCTTTGCTTTATTTGCTGGGATTCTTGTTTATACTGACTGGAGTAGCCATTGTCTTTTATATGAATCAGCCACCCTTTGAGCCACGCGAGAGAGATTATGTCTTTGCCGGTAGTTTTTACGCCTTTGCTGTTTTTATTGGATTAGGTGTGCGATTTTTATTGCTCAGTATAAGAAGATATTCACCATCCCGATTAACCGATGTGGTTGCTTCAATGTTTGTTATATTGGCTTTGCCGGGCTTGTTGTTGGCCAATAACTATGACGATCATAATAGAAGCGATAGAACTTTAGCACGTGATTTATCATTGTCATATCTTGAGAGTTGTGAGCCCAATGCTATTCTTTTTACATATGGAGATAATGATACCTATCCTCTTTGGTATTTACAAGAGGTTGAGGGTGTTAGGAAAGATGTGCGGGTGGTTAACCTGGGTCTTCTGTCAGCTGATTGGTATATTTATCAACAGGCGCAGCGTTTAGAGCGTACACAGCCCTTGCGCTTTACTGTGCCATTACATATGTATCGGCAAGGAGAAATGGATTATGCAGCAGTGATGGGGCGACAGTCTGCTGTAAAACCATTGGAGCAATGCTTAAAACATTTGGCAGATACCTCCAACACCATGGCTATCTCTGTAAAAGGTGCCAATAAAATGTTTTTTTTACCACCTGTACTTCGTGTATCCAATAGTGAGGATGGCTTTTTATCCATAGGGAAAAGTTACTTGATGAAAGGAGAAATTGCCTTGCTGGATATTGTAGCCTCTAACCATCATGAAAGACCTATTTACTTTGCCAAAGGGACACCTAAGAGTGTCATGCTAGGTTTTGATAAGTTTACTCGTCCTTACGGTATTGTTTCAAAATTGCTATTAAATAGCTCTCCAATAGATGTGCATGAACTGTATGCTTTATTTACAGAAAAAATAAATATTTCTATACCCCAACAAAGTTGGTGGGATGAGACTTGTATGAATGCCATTCATCTTTGTCAGTTACAGCAAGCAACGATGAACTTGGCTCAGCAACTAATGGTGGATAAAGAATTTGGGAAGGCGCAAGAAATACTTCTTCGTTTTGTTCCCATTACCACTCTGCCTAATTTTAAGTCCGCTCCAAATGATATAGAATGGATAAAAACACTTTTGAGAGCGAATTTACATCAAGAAGCTATTGCTTATTTCGAAAATGTAAGTTATTCCACCATACAGGATTTTCAATTTTACATTTATTCACAGCAATATCTGGGAGATCAAATGCTTCATTATGCAAAAGAAGAGCATGATTATTTAAAAAAACTTTACCAGGTGGCCAATGATTATAGTATTGTAGAGATACAGCATGCCATTGCACCCTATGTAAATTCATTTTAA